GATCAACACGCTGCGGAGAAACTTGCGGCGGTGGAAAAAGATCGCGCGAGTAAACTGATGAAAGAACTCGCGGTCCGCAATGCGGCCGCGTAGTTCCTCGTCGACATGCAAGTTGATGATCGCCGAGTCAATCTTCGGTCGCGGCCAAAAGACGCCAGGCGGCAAGATCCGCACGATCTCGCAGCGGCATTGCGACTGCATCCAGATACTCAGCGCGCCATAGTCCTTGGTGCTGGGGACGGCGATGATGCGTTCGGCGACTTCCTTTTGAATGGTCGCTGTCATTGAGACCGGCGTGATCTCGCTCCGCAGCAAGTTCGACAAAATCGGGGTCGCAACGTTGTACGGCAAGTTCGCCGCCAACTTGAGCCGGCCGCCGGGGATCTCGGCCAGCTTTTCCTTAATCGTCTCCATCACTTCCGGGCGAAACGCGTTTTTGTTTTTCAGAACGTCAAACTGCAGCATCGTGACGTTCTCGAACTCGAACAGTTCTTCCGACGCCAGCGTGTACAGATGCTCGTCGATTTCGACCGTAATCACGTGCCCTGCTTCGGCCGCCATGCGCGTGGTCAACGATCCGGTGCCGGTGCCGATTTCCAGCACCACATCTTGCGGCCCCAGATCGGCCGAGCGGACGATCATATCGAGCAAATTCATGTCGATCAAAAAGTTCTGACCATGCTTCGAAACCGGGCGAAGCCCGACTTCACGAAATCGTTTGGTCAAAAAAGAGATCG
The nucleotide sequence above comes from Blastopirellula sp. J2-11. Encoded proteins:
- the rsmA gene encoding 16S rRNA (adenine(1518)-N(6)/adenine(1519)-N(6))-dimethyltransferase RsmA; protein product: MPKFQNQTISFLTKRFREVGLRPVSKHGQNFLIDMNLLDMIVRSADLGPQDVVLEIGTGTGSLTTRMAAEAGHVITVEIDEHLYTLASEELFEFENVTMLQFDVLKNKNAFRPEVMETIKEKLAEIPGGRLKLAANLPYNVATPILSNLLRSEITPVSMTATIQKEVAERIIAVPSTKDYGALSIWMQSQCRCEIVRILPPGVFWPRPKIDSAIINLHVDEELRGRIADREFFHQFTRAIFFHRRKFLRSVLISAFKDRLDKTQVDEVIEANGLQPDARAEQFTPDEVLAMSEMFRLKLQAVGLG